One genomic segment of Occultella kanbiaonis includes these proteins:
- a CDS encoding HEAT repeat domain-containing protein, translating to MTHTRPHGAQSLRTLLQSPDPSARLRAALSAGTYPRPEYVEVLVEQCAVEPDFYVRDTLTWALTRHAAPATVDRVLRELTSQIPQARSQSLHTLSKFGDPRTWPAITTELLQDDDAEVARAAWRAAVAVVPPDGVAELAEVLATQFDRGDHDVQRSLSRALVDLGDPASDVVERAKAHPDTGVRRHAIATGRLIENPDEGFEAAVHEANRVLALLGAPEVRD from the coding sequence ATGACCCATACGCGTCCCCACGGCGCACAGTCCCTACGAACCCTGCTGCAGAGTCCGGACCCGTCGGCGCGCCTGCGGGCGGCGCTCTCCGCCGGAACGTACCCCAGGCCCGAGTACGTCGAGGTGCTGGTGGAGCAGTGCGCGGTCGAACCGGACTTCTACGTCCGCGACACGCTCACCTGGGCGCTCACCCGGCACGCCGCGCCGGCCACCGTCGACCGGGTGCTGCGCGAGCTGACGTCGCAGATCCCGCAGGCGCGCAGCCAGTCGCTGCACACGCTGTCCAAGTTCGGCGACCCGCGGACCTGGCCCGCGATCACCACCGAGCTGCTCCAGGACGACGACGCGGAGGTAGCCCGCGCCGCCTGGCGCGCCGCCGTCGCCGTCGTCCCGCCGGACGGTGTCGCCGAGCTCGCCGAGGTCCTGGCGACGCAGTTCGATCGGGGCGACCACGACGTCCAGCGCAGCCTCAGCCGCGCTCTCGTCGACCTCGGGGACCCGGCCTCCGACGTCGTCGAGCGGGCGAAGGCCCACCCGGACACCGGGGTGCGCAGGCACGCGATCGCGACCGGACGGCTCATCGAGAACCCCGACGAGGGGTTCGAGGCGGCGGTCCACGAGGCGAACCGGGTCCTCGCGCTCCTCGGGGCGCCCGAGGTACGGGACTGA
- a CDS encoding MerR family transcriptional regulator: MLIGEVSERSGISARMLRHYDAIGLVRPTGRTAGGYRQYSPDDVRRLFHVEGLRALGLTLAEIGGALEDLSFSPAAMVEQLLKRTSERLAREQELLGRLGQVRASEPADWSDVLRTIGLMRALDAGSSARQRVALSMPDGGRSSDAVVLAEAVLSEAEPNAGGALQWALARTGDAALGVLANALASPAAERRQRAVVALTKFESSGADAILAAALQHEDPIVRARATLARGSRGGLDAVPGLVAMVVDGTDDVAAAGALGALAERYDRGDEIARALADALPEAGADARQRLATALADVPGVAARTILEALVDDPDRPVSLTATAVLRARGSG, translated from the coding sequence ATGTTGATCGGTGAGGTCTCCGAGCGGTCCGGGATCAGCGCCCGGATGTTGCGGCACTACGACGCCATCGGGCTGGTCCGCCCGACCGGGCGGACCGCAGGCGGGTACCGGCAGTACTCGCCGGACGACGTCCGGCGTCTCTTCCACGTGGAGGGGCTCAGGGCGCTCGGACTCACCCTGGCCGAGATCGGTGGTGCGCTCGAGGACCTCTCGTTCAGCCCGGCGGCCATGGTGGAGCAGCTCCTCAAGCGCACCAGCGAGCGCCTCGCGCGCGAGCAGGAGCTGCTCGGCCGGCTCGGGCAGGTGCGCGCGAGCGAACCAGCCGACTGGTCCGACGTGCTGCGCACGATCGGCCTCATGCGGGCGCTCGACGCCGGCAGCTCGGCGCGTCAGCGCGTCGCGCTGTCGATGCCCGACGGCGGCCGGTCGAGTGACGCCGTCGTCCTCGCCGAGGCGGTGCTCTCCGAGGCCGAGCCCAATGCCGGCGGCGCCCTCCAATGGGCCCTCGCTCGCACCGGGGACGCCGCCCTCGGTGTGCTCGCGAACGCCCTGGCCTCCCCCGCCGCCGAGCGGCGGCAACGCGCGGTGGTCGCCCTGACGAAGTTCGAGTCGTCCGGCGCCGACGCGATCCTTGCCGCTGCGCTCCAACACGAGGACCCGATCGTGCGGGCACGCGCCACCCTCGCACGAGGTTCGCGTGGTGGCCTCGACGCCGTCCCGGGGCTGGTCGCCATGGTCGTCGACGGCACCGACGACGTGGCGGCCGCCGGCGCGCTCGGCGCGCTCGCCGAACGCTACGACCGCGGCGACGAGATCGCACGCGCTCTCGCCGACGCGCTGCCCGAGGCCGGCGCCGACGCCAGACAGCGCCTCGCGACGGCGCTCGCGGACGTCCCCGGCGTCGCGGCGCGGACGATCCTGGAGGCACTCGTCGACGATCCGGACCGGCCGGTCTCGCTCACGGCGACCGCCGTGCTTCGCGCTCGCGGCTCCGGATGA